CGCGGCCCTGCCGATCACCGCGGCGCTCGGCATCGAGCAGGGCCACCTGCAGGCCGGCGACCGCGTGGCGATGATGGGGATCGGCTCCGGCATCAACGTCGTCATGCTCGGCGTCGAATGGCAAACGGCTCTCGCCGGCCGGGGCCCGGCAGCCGGATAGTCGACAGAAGCGTTAGACGTCGACTCGTCGACCCCGCCGGATGCGAGCGTGGCCTAAGTCGGACGAATCGGGCCACTTGTATCTCCCGCGCCGGCGGCCAAGAATCGAGTATGAAACTAATTCGCGTCGCCGCCGGTGTTTTGAACCAAACGCCCCTCGACTGGGACGGCAACAAGGCTCGTATTCTCGCGGCGATCGAAGCGGCCCGCGCCTCAGGCGCCTCGATCCTTTGTCTGCCGGAGCTGTGCATCACCGGCTACGGTTGCGAAGACGCGTTCCATTCGCCGGCCCTGCAAGACACGGCGCTCGAAGTGTTACAGGAGATCTTGCCGGCGACGCGCGGCCTGGTCGTGTCGCTCGGGCTGCCGCTCTTATATCAGCAAGGGTTGTTCGACACGGTTTGCCTCGCCTGCGACGGCCGGATCGTCGGCTTCACGGCGAAACAATTTCTTGCCGGCGACGGCCTGCACTACGAGCCGCGGTGGTTCAAAGCGTGGCCCAAGGGGCATCGCTCGACGATCGATCTGGCGGGCCACGACTATCCGATCGGCGATGTGTTTTTCGATTGCGGCGGCATCAAAATCGGTTTCGAGATCTGCGAAGACGCCTGGGTCGCCGATCGTCCGGGAAGCGATCTTGCGCTGCGCGGCGTCGATATCATTCTCAACCCGAGCGCGAGCCACTTTTCGTTCGGCAAGTATCAAGTTCGCGAACGGTTCGTGCTCGAAGGCTCGCGTGCGTTCAACGTTAGTTACGTCTATGCGAACCTGCTCGGCAACGAAGCCGGCCGCGCGATCTACGACGGCGACGCCATCATCGCTTCCGGAGGCGAGCTCCTCGCGACCGGGCCGCGGTTCACGTTCGACGACGCCCGCGTGACGACGGCGCTGATCGATATCGATGAGACCCGGATGAAGCAATCGCGCACCGGCAGTTTCCGGCCCGATCTGCACGGACACGATTCGTGCATCGAAACCCCGTTTGCGTTCCCGCACTTGATGCCGGAGCCGGTCGTGGTGCATGAGCCCCGCTGGGAAAGCGGGCTGCATGTGAAAGAAGAAGAGTTCGCGCGGGCCGTCTCGCTCGCGCTGTTCGATTACTTGCGCAAAAGCCGATCGCAGGGGTTCGTCGTCTCGCTCAGCGGCGGGGCCGATTCCGCCGCCGTTGCCTGCCTCGTAGCGATCGCGGTCGAGCGCGGGGTGCAAGAGCTCGGCTTACAGCGGTTCCTAGCTAAGCTCGGCTATTGCGCTCGCATTCAAACCTGCACGACCTCGGCCGAGATTCTCGAGCGGCTGCTCGCGTGCGTTTATCAGGCCACGGAAAACAGCGGCGAAGTGACCCTTAATGCCGCTCGCGCAGTGGCTGCGGCCGTGCATGCCGAGTTTATGGTGCTCGACATCGGCGGGCTGCATCGCGGTTATCTAGAGCTGATCACGAAAGCGATCGGCAGGCCGCTCGATTGGAAAACCGACGACTTGGCGCTGCAAAACATTCAGGCGCGCGTGCGGTCTCCCGGTG
This genomic stretch from Planctomycetia bacterium harbors:
- a CDS encoding NAD+ synthetase, producing the protein MKLIRVAAGVLNQTPLDWDGNKARILAAIEAARASGASILCLPELCITGYGCEDAFHSPALQDTALEVLQEILPATRGLVVSLGLPLLYQQGLFDTVCLACDGRIVGFTAKQFLAGDGLHYEPRWFKAWPKGHRSTIDLAGHDYPIGDVFFDCGGIKIGFEICEDAWVADRPGSDLALRGVDIILNPSASHFSFGKYQVRERFVLEGSRAFNVSYVYANLLGNEAGRAIYDGDAIIASGGELLATGPRFTFDDARVTTALIDIDETRMKQSRTGSFRPDLHGHDSCIETPFAFPHLMPEPVVVHEPRWESGLHVKEEEFARAVSLALFDYLRKSRSQGFVVSLSGGADSAAVACLVAIAVERGVQELGLQRFLAKLGYCARIQTCTTSAEILERLLACVYQATENSGEVTLNAARAVAAAVHAEFMVLDIGGLHRGYLELITKAIGRPLDWKTDDLALQNIQARVRSPGVWMLANLRGALLLATSNRSEAAVGYATMDGDTAG